The following DNA comes from Croceicoccus sp. YJ47.
GGCGTTCATCGCGCTGGTGAAGTACGAAGACGGCGAACAGGCCTATATCCTCGCGCCGCAGCGTCTCGCCGTTGGCGACACGGTCGTCGCATCGGAGAAGGCGGACACGAAGCCCGGCAATGCCATGCTTTTGTCCACCATGCCGGTCGGCACCATCTGCCACAACCTGGAGATGAAGCCGGGCAAGGGCGGGCAGATCGCCCGTTCGGCAGGCACCTACGCACAGGTCGTGGGTCGTGACCGCGGTCTCGTCATCGTCCGCCTGAACTCGGGCGAGCAGCGTTACCTGCGCGGCGATTGCATGGGCACGGTCGGGGCCGTTTCGAACCCAGACAATTCGAACCAGACCCTGGCGAAGGCCGGTCGGAAGCGCTGGATGGGTCGTCGCCCGCTGACGCGTGGTGTGGCCAAGAACCCGGTCGACCACCCGCA
Coding sequences within:
- the rplB gene encoding 50S ribosomal protein L2, with translation MALKNYKPTSPARRGLVLVDKSALWKGRPVKGLTEGKRKTGGRNNKGHVTSRGIAGGHKQKYRYIDFKRRKWDMPATVERLEYDPNRTAFIALVKYEDGEQAYILAPQRLAVGDTVVASEKADTKPGNAMLLSTMPVGTICHNLEMKPGKGGQIARSAGTYAQVVGRDRGLVIVRLNSGEQRYLRGDCMGTVGAVSNPDNSNQTLAKAGRKRWMGRRPLTRGVAKNPVDHPHGGGEGRTSGGRHPVTPWGKPTKGARTRKNKQTDKMIIRSRHAKKKR